Within Eublepharis macularius isolate TG4126 chromosome 19, MPM_Emac_v1.0, whole genome shotgun sequence, the genomic segment GAAAAGGCGGCCCCTGGCCTTCAAGTGCATACAGTGGCAAATGTCCCCAGTTCTCTCAGAGTCATGCCAATACAGTGAGATAAGGAATTGAATATGGTgacattttttcttttctaaggGCACCCAGCTCTGTTCTCAAGTGAGGGGGgccgtttatttatttacttaaatttatagtccgccctccccaaccaagtgggctcagggcggatcacaacaatttaaaacacgcTACACAATCTGACATCCAGTCAGCCAGGAATGGCCTATCTTGGGATGGAAACGGGAATGCCCGGCATCAACTGGAGCCCACGCTTTCTCTGTTGTTGCTGGCCCTATGGAATGATTGGGGTTGCTTGAGAAGGCGGAAGGGGCACCACCCGTAGAAGTCCTTAAGAGTGTGCTGCAAGGCTGTTCTGTTTTCTAGGGGTTTTAAGAGGGTATAAGCAGGAGacgtttttttaaaggggggatgGGGAGTAATTTGGattttttactgtattttgtatGCTTTGAATTTGGATTTGTAACTTGCTTTGAGCCGTAGGGAAAAGTgggatttaaatattttaataagggGATAAATGTGCtatgcacaaaggggcagttctACCGTACCAGCAAACTAAGGAGCCACTTACGGGATCAAAACCCAGTAGGCAACCCTCGTTCTGGAAACAGCTGGCACATCTGGGTTTTTGTGCTTCTAGCGTGGCTGGTTCCCCATGTGAACGGAAGGTGAACCTCTAAAACCTCTGCAACatctcggggcgggggggggggggcggttctggAGCACACTGTCAGGCCTCCATCCCACTAAGATGACAACAAGTCTTGACAAAATGTCTGGAATctgggagcagaaccacaagtgacaaaaggcacagattggacactcgtcagcttccctcaagttttgatgggaaatgtaggcgtcctggtctcacagcttggctctctgactgctgtccaatggacttttcaactgtcacttgtccaacattccgccaagctgcctacatttcccatcaaaacttgagggaagctgacaagtgtccaacctgtgccttttgtcacttgtggttctgctctgggaGTCTCCAAGTTTGAAACATTTGTGGCTCACAGAATGTCCATGCTTGACAAATGTCCTGTTTCTCAATGGTCTGTGTgatgttcccttttgcttgcaGTTCACTCGTATTTCTGCTCTTGGGTTCACATGGCAGAGATGCGTGTGTGTTCAAAACAATGTGCATTAGTTAGCGAGAAGATacagggtgggagcaagggagcTGCTGCAGTCTACAGTTCTAACAAACAAAACTAGCTGAGCAGGGGCTCCACCTCTTGAGACCTAACCAAAGTACACACATATCAGAAAGGGGGACAGACTGTTCCATTGCAATGCATACAATAAATGCACTCTAAACTGatcctttcttcccccctccttttcctccaaTCTTTCCCCCCAAACAGATGATGCCCCCCTTTAGCACTGGGGTCATGGGCTGTCATCGGGCACGTCGCCGCTGACCCAGCGCCCCCCACTTCCTCCCCCCTAAAGATGGCCAGTGCCAATGAGACCGAAGAGGCCCACGGCTCAGTGCCCCACGCTGCCTCTACCTATGCCAAGCTGCTGCTCCTGGGCGTCATCATCTGTGTGAGTCTGGCGGGGAACCTCTCCCTCTCGCTGCTGGTCTTGAAAGAGCGTGGTCTCCACAGGGCCCCCTACTACTTCCTGCTGGACCTGTGCCTGGCAGACGTGATCCGCTCGGCTGTCTGCTTCCCCTTCGTGCTCGTGTCCATCCGCCACGGCTCTAACTGGACCTACAGTGTACTGAGCTGCAAGATTGTGGCCTTCATGGCGGTCCTGTTCTGTTTCCACGCGGCTTTCCTCCTCTTCTGCATCAGCGTCACCCGCTACATGGCTGTGGCCCACCACCGCTTCTATGCCAAACGCATGACCTTCTGGACGTGCGTCGCAGTCATCTGCATGGTGTGGACTTTGTCGGTGGCCATGGCGTTCCCCCCGGTCTTTGACGTTGGGACCTACAAGTTCATCCGGGAGGAGGACCAGTGCATCTTCGAGCACCGCTACTTCAAAGCCAACGACACTCTGGGCTTTATGCTCATGTTGGCCGTGCTGATCTTTGCTACCCACGTGGTTTACATCAAGCTCCTTCTCTTTGAGTACCGCCATCGCAAGATGAAGCCCATCCAGATGGTCCCAGCCATCAGCCAAAACTGGACGTTCCATGGGCCAGGAGCCACTGGGCAAGCTGCGGCCAACTGGATTGCTGGCTTTGGTCGTGGCCCCATGCCTCCCACCTTGTTGGGCATCCGGCAGAACGCCCACGCAGCCAATCGGCGCTTGCTGGGCATGGAAGAATTCAAGGCTGAGAAAAGGCTGGGCAGGATGTTCTACGTCATCACTTTACTCTTCTTGGTTCTGTGGTCACCCTACATTGTGGCCTGCTACTGGAGGGTCTTCGTCAAAGCCTGTAGCATCCCCCACCGCTACCTCTCCACAGCCGTTTGGATGAGCTTCGCCCAAGCTGCTGTCAACCCCATAGTTTGCTTTCTACTCAACAAGGACCTCAAGAAGAGCTTGGTTGCCCACATTCCTTGCTGGAGGACAGAGCCTGAACTGCCCAGGGAGCCTTACTGCGTCATGTGAAGGGCGCTGAGGGTCAGCTCAAAGGCACCCGCCTGTGCCAAACTGAGTCTGGATTTTGTTTTGAACCTTTCTTTTTTATACACATCACATGAGATGCCAATTGATGGGTcattctgcttccctccccccaccccaggcaaccTTGGCCATGGTTCTCCAGAGTAAGGGGTGCGGCAAATGGACTCTGAGCTCTCAGGCACCCCCCAGGGCAAATATCCAAAATCACCTAACTGCCTCAAGGAGATCAGAGCCGGATTCTGATCTCAGCTCCCCTGGCGTAAATCCAGAACTATACAATGACAGTTAAATGTCCTGACTAGTATCCCGGCCTTTTCTTAGACAGAGGACAAAGTGCCCACTGCTTTATggtttgtttttcttgtttttctggTCTCCAGACTCTTATCCCATGGCTTACATCAAACACCCCAGAAGTCCATACAGCCTCAGCCCACGTTTCATAATATCCATTATTTCTACTTCTTTAATCTGGCAGCTCTAAAGATATGCCTGCAAATGCTGAGCGGACCAGAGTCAGATTCGTAGCCTCGGTTTCCCAGAATAGCACTAGTCTCAGCCTCGGAAGGGTTGGTCCAGATTGACACCCGGAGGGCAGTGAAGGGGGCAGAGCTCTGAAGTTAGCATCTGCTGCTCTGCGAGGGTCAGTCCCTAAGCGAAGCCCTTCCGTAAGAGTTCCTAAAATTCTGGGGCTACAGAGGCAGGCAGGGAAGAAAGCGACAGGCTCAGCTGTTTTGAGGGGGACGTCCGGGAGCCAGCAGTGACTTAGCTCTTGTCAATCGGAAAGCTGTAACTAGGGAGCCTGGGAAACCCCACCTCAGTTGCTATAGCAGCAGCCAATCCAAGGCCCGGCAGACCATGTCACCCTGGAACAATGCAAGCAGGAAGATGCAgggcggggtgtgggggaggATAAACCCACCAAGAAATCCTAGCACTGT encodes:
- the GPR173 gene encoding probable G-protein coupled receptor 173; this encodes MASANETEEAHGSVPHAASTYAKLLLLGVIICVSLAGNLSLSLLVLKERGLHRAPYYFLLDLCLADVIRSAVCFPFVLVSIRHGSNWTYSVLSCKIVAFMAVLFCFHAAFLLFCISVTRYMAVAHHRFYAKRMTFWTCVAVICMVWTLSVAMAFPPVFDVGTYKFIREEDQCIFEHRYFKANDTLGFMLMLAVLIFATHVVYIKLLLFEYRHRKMKPIQMVPAISQNWTFHGPGATGQAAANWIAGFGRGPMPPTLLGIRQNAHAANRRLLGMEEFKAEKRLGRMFYVITLLFLVLWSPYIVACYWRVFVKACSIPHRYLSTAVWMSFAQAAVNPIVCFLLNKDLKKSLVAHIPCWRTEPELPREPYCVM